The nucleotide window AAATTTTTTTGAAAATCTTGTGAATTTAATAAACTTTCTTCTTTGTAATTTGACAAAAACGCTAATTCAGTTAACGCTGCTGGCATCGGTGATCTTTTAGTA belongs to Negativicutes bacterium and includes:
- a CDS encoding N-acetylmuramoyl-L-alanine amidase yields the protein TKRSPMPAALTELAFLSNYKEESLLNSQDFQKNLAIGICKGINDYFLKFK